Proteins encoded by one window of Mercenaria mercenaria strain notata chromosome 4, MADL_Memer_1, whole genome shotgun sequence:
- the LOC128556329 gene encoding uncharacterized protein LOC128556329 codes for MKTWVRRGDVFVVDRGFRDSLGVLKDSGIEAKMPSFLEKGKTQHTTEDANESRLVTKIRWVVESANARIKQWQILNNVLPTSKLPYLTDYVRIICAICNKFKPPLSQTKDRLADIELGTKMFELAKRKNELQNTVEEKLQSRTKQKWREVTESAVIDFPKLSEEQVREITLGVYTVKLAKSYTAEHMSDDTYALSVCSDVPGILQARLQSRHTSAVKYKCWIGYDSKNITSWYCKCKAGARVVGSCAHVASVVWYLGTGRYRSNKWPTGWDNFVSDASKQEE; via the coding sequence atgaaaaCATGGGTTAGGCGTGGCGATGTTTTCGTCGTTGACAGAGGTTTTAGAGATTCTTTAGGAGTGCTTAAAGACAGCGGAATTGAAGCTAAAATGCCTTCTTTTTTAGAGAAAGGAAAAACACAACACACAACAGAAGACGCTAACGAAAGTAGACTTGTGACAAAAATACGTTGGGTTGTAGAATCTGCCAATGCTAGAATCAAACAATGGCAGATTCTAAATAATGTACTACCAACAAGTAAATTACCGTATTTAACGGATTATGTCCGCATCATATGCGCAATCTGTAACAAGTTTAAGCCTCCACTTTCTCAAACAAAGGATCGCCTCGCAGATATCGAACTTGGCACTAAAATGTTCGAACTTGCTAAAAGGAAAAACGAATTACAAAACACAGTAGAAGAAAAACTTCAAAGCCGGACGAAACAAAAGTGGCGAGAAGTAACAGAATCAGCAGTTATTGACTTTCCTAAATTGTCAGAAGAACAAGTGCGCGAAATTACATTAGGGGTGTATACTGTAAAATTGGCTAAATCGTACACAGCTGAACATATGAGTGACGACACGTATGCATTATCTGTATGTAGCGATGTTCCTGGTATTTTGCAAGCTAGACTACAAAGCAGGCATACATCAGCTGTTAAGTATAAATGTTGGATAGGGTATGACAGTAAAAATATCACATCTTGGTATTGCAAGTGTAAGGCCGGTGCACGTGTTGTCGGGTCATGTGCCCATGTAGCGAGTGTGGTATGGTACCTGGGAACCGGTCGTTACCGTTCAAACAAATGGCCGACTGGCTGGGATAACTTCGTGTCTGATGCTAGTAAGCAAGAGGAATAA
- the LOC123528301 gene encoding uncharacterized protein LOC123528301, whose amino-acid sequence MPLSSKPSNYNLRSVPEVAEEERTLETKPVMPMSTYRLEIFKGDGAQDIQRYLRRFDQYVACTGIKDEQSYATLIWHLDDPVRLYIENLTTPPDTLEGLKRTLISKYKTDTPVDLAIFHAKQGAMETTDQFLRRLENSILLSNSKIDRKLAVQIALQGMDRSVSSAISCHNPDSLDKVRELASRMSFTNTSSVNSVTEVPTRLETTIDVLTAAVAKLSTNMDRDEQTRQLPVQSPRNTSYRHHQRQQQQYERRRPMQSNQEHSVCRRCGVWDGLWLIPLMIMMTLCVSVSAIPQEMQRLNYGVVFEPEALLQLNKESWIHTFEVQLPEPMNINELPGCTKNKKTCEYVNNMLTEINQVRVHTAMYIKETIKTIDRLMPEKAHTIKSRSRRSLLPFIGSLSKSLFNTATMDDVNLLARHVNALNRLNRNLVKSVQQHEGHLSSYIKMANDRFSNVMAGIKENENAIIQMQTQINASFEKMERSFSSMNVLITKQIEKSRQLESVFNNLVNGIYNLVDGLLSPSLVPVEIMQDTIDEIKSMLHNKFPDFHLIHTDAKNIYRNVETVYAKIGSRLYISVKFPISPFKKPLTLYNVMSFPVPVNDSTDHATQLLDLPQLFAVTDDLQFYVELSKNDLQKCEQHKKLMVCEITKILHPVTHDSCTLALLQNDKAKVKGKCHFRFLMHHLIPKIQKLSASSILVYNIDVLELSCKSGRQMLKACKFCIIKIPCECTVSTPELYLPPRLSVCHNQTVSKMHPVNLALLQQFFNDSSLNSIDPNSLFENPLSITVPQFKIYQHTMSDILADDRKSHLSLEKMAESAKKDELVFQTLSEPLLTGDISLEQSWPTTNDILLYVTMAVTTLSLIAFIIMAIKLRKVLLILGVMQMTNRKVAASTLPSFIYKQEIPKQSQNSYLLENLNLQVDHYILAIVSITFVCSLVVIWNVYQRKSNKTALILELTTGESCIYITLQKLSLCPSYWHITIPKDIQSITLQGKFSPTIYFEWDDCSIFNKLREKSQKVKSQVHLTYWQGRKIREILDKPYNVHFFVKHTNLLLPLQ is encoded by the exons ATGCCATTGTCTAGCAAACCGTCAAACTATAATTTAAGATCGGTGCCAGAAGTTGCGGAAGAAGAAAGAACTCTAGAAACAAAACCAGTCATGCCAATGTCCACATACAGATTAGAAATCTTCAAAGGGGACGGCGCCCAGGACATACAACGGTATCTCAGACGATTCGACCAATACGTAGCCTGTACAGGCATTAAAGATGAACAATCGTATGCAACGTTAATATGGCACTTAGACGATCCTGTCCGtctgtacatagaaaatcttACTACGCCTCCCGACACGTTGGAAGGATTAAAAAGGACACTAATATCTAAGTACAAAACAGACACACCAGTGGACTTAGccatttttcatgcaaaacaaggTGCAATGGAGACAACGGACCAATTCCTGCGGAGATTGGAGAACTCCATCTTGCTATCCAACTCCAAAATAGACAGAAAGCTGGCAGTGCAGATTGCACTACAAGGGATGGACAGATCCGTGAGTTCTGCAATTTCATGCCATAACCCTGATTCACTAGATAAAGTCAGGGAACTTGCATCCAGAATGAGTTTTACGAATACTAGTAGTGTAAACTCGGTAACAGAGGTACCAACCCGTCTGGAAACCACGATCGATGTCCTGACAGCTGCGGTTGCCAAGCTGTCCACCAACATGGACCGAGATGAGCAGACAAGGCAATTACCAGTCCAATCCCCAAGGAATACCAGTTACAGGCATCATCAACGCCAACAACAGCAGTATGAGCGAAGAAGACCAATGCAGTCAAATCAAGAACATTCTGTGTGTAGAAGATGTGGAG TCTGGGATGGTCTTTGGCTGATTCCATTGATGATCATGATGACTCTTTGTGTCTCGGTGTCGGCAATACCACAAGAAATGCAGAGATTAAACTATGGTGTAGTATTTGAGCCAGAAGCCCTGTTACAACTAAATAAAGAGAGTTGGATCCACACTTTTGAAGTACAGTTGCCTGAGCCTATGAACATAAATGAATTGCCAGGTTGTACTAAGAACAAGAAGACTTGTGAATATGTAAATAATATGTTAACTGAAATTAATCAGGTTAGGGTACATACTGCAatgtatataaaagaaacaattaaaacaattgaCCGCTTAATGCCAGAAAAAGCACACACCATTAAAAGTAGAAGTCGCAGATCACTTCTCCCATTCATAGGTTCTCTGAGCAAAAGTCTTTTTAACACCGCTACTATGGATGATGTGAATCTGTTAGCTAGGCATGTAAATGCTTTAAATAGGCTGAATCGCAACCTTGTTAAATCTGTTCAGCAACATGAAGGTCATTTATCTTCTTACATCAAAATGGCTAATGACAGATTTTCAAATGTGATGGCTggaattaaagaaaatgaaaatgccaTCATTCAAATGCAGACACAAATTAATGCAAGTTTTGAAAAGATGGAAAGGTCATTTTCATCAATGAATGTCTTAATAACTAAACAAATAGAGAAATCAAGGCAGCTGGAATCAGTTTTCAATAATCTAGTAAATGGTATTTATAATCTGGTAGATGGCCTTTTATCTCCATCCTTGGTACCAGTTGAGATTATGCAGGATACCATTGATGAAATAAAGTCCATGCTGCACAATAAATTCCCTGACTTCCATCTCATTCACACAGATGCTAAaaacatttatagaaatgtagAAACAGTATATGCCAAAATAGGTTCTAGGttgtatatttctgtaaaatttccAATATCTCCATTCAAGAAACCTCTTACATTATATAATGTAATGTCATTCCCAGTTCCTGTAAATGATAGCACAGATCATGCTACCCAGTTATTAGATTTACCACAATTATTTGCTGTAACTGATGATCTTCAGTTCTATGTTGAACTTTCAAaaaatgatttgcaaaaatgtgaACAACACAAAAAGCTTATGGTTTGTGAAATAACCAAAATTCTGCATCCTGTAACCCATGACAGTTGCACTCTAGCATTATTACAAAATGATAAAGCCAAAGTTAAAGGTAAATGTCACTTTAGATTTCTGATGCACCACTTGATAcccaaaatacaaaaattatctGCAAGTTCCATCCTGGTATATAATATAGATGTTCTGGAACTTAGCTGCAAATCAGGAAGGCAAATGCTTAAAGCTTGTAAATTCTGCATCATTAAAATACCATGTGAATGTACAGTTTCAACACCAGAGCTTTATTTACCACCAAGGTTGTCAGTCTGCCACAACCAAACAGTCTCTAAAATGCATCCTGTAAATCTAGCTCTGTTACAGCAATTTTTCAATGATTCCTCTCTAAATAGTATAGATCCAAATTCtctatttgaaaatccattaagCATAACTGTGCCtcaatttaaaatttatcaacatacCATGTCTGACATATTGGCAGATGACAGAAAATCTCACTTAAGTTTAGAAAAAATGGCTGAATCTGCTAAAAAGGATGAACTAGTTTTCCAAACACTATCAGAGCCATTACTGACAGGTGATATTTCATTGGAACAGTCATGGCCGACAACCAATGACATTCTTTTATATGTCACCATGGCAGTAACAACTCTATCACTTATCGCTTTCATTATAATGGCAATTAAATTAAGGAAGGTATTGCTTATTTTAGGTGTAATGCAAATGACCAATAGAAAAGTAGCTGCGTCAACTCTGCCTTCATTTATTTATAAGCAGGAAATTCCAAAGCAAAGTCAAAATTCATACTTGCTTGAAAATCTGAACCTCCAAGTGGACCATTACATTTTAGCAATTGTATCAATTACCTTTGTCTGCTCTTTGGTAGTAATTTGGAATGTGTATCAAAGAAAGTCTAACAAAACGGCTTTAATTTTAGAATTAACCACTGGAGAAAGCtgtatatatataacattacAAAAGCTGTCATTGTGCCCATCCTACTGGCATATAACCATCCCAAAAGATATACAATCTATTACACTACAAGGAAAGTTCTCCCCAACCATATATTTTGAATGGGATGACTGCTCTATTTTCAATAAATTGAGGGAAAAATCTCAAAAAGTCAAGTCACAGGTACACTTGACTTACTGGCAAGGCAGAAAAATCAGGGAAATTTTAGACAAACCATATAATGTCCACTTCtttgtaaaacatacaaatttgCTTTTACCCTTGCAATAA